Within Bacteroidales bacterium, the genomic segment TGCCTTTTAAGGCGTGGGTAAAATTAGCATAAGTAACTTATGGGCTTTAGCCCAAACATAAAATTTAATAAAAATACTGATGTTTAATATGTTGATAATCAGCAGTTTTAGCAAGTTTAGTTTTTAACAAATATGTTTCGCTGGCTTTTTGTGATACATATTACCTATTTAGGTAATTCATAAATATGAAACGTATTTTTTTAATACTTATAACATTCTGTACAGCAACATCTTGTATTGTTTTGCATCGTGCGGTACGATATGGAAACGCAGATATCGACGACCATAATATCTTTTATACATACGATTTGCATGAAAATCAAAACAAATTCCATTTTTATAAAGCAGACAGTAGCATAATAGATACTCTTGATATAAATTGGAATTACAAAAACACTGATTTCCATAACCTTGACTCATTACTAAAGAATACATGGACAAGAGCATTTTTAATAGTTAGAAACGATACCATTCTTTTCGAAAAGTATTATAGGGGTTACACGAGAGAGGATATTTCCACTGTTTTTTCTGTTTCAAAATCTGTTACATCTTTGGTTGTTGGCATTGCCGTTGACGAGGGATATATTTCGAGTGTAAACGACCCTGTTACAAAATACATTCCTGAACTTAATTACGCAGACCCAATGTTCAAAAAGCTTACAATTAAACATTTATTGGATATGCGGTCGGGAATTAAATTTAATGAGGATTATGGATTTAATCCATTCTCAAAAATTGCACGTCTCTATTATGGAGCTAACCAACTTAGACTGATAAAAAAATTAAAATTTGAATGTGAGCCGGGCACAAAATATAACTATGAAAGCATTTCCACAGCTATATTGGGAGTTGTTGTAGAAAAGGCTACGCAACAGAATTTTGTCAAATATTTCGAAGAAAAAGTTTGGAAGCCTTTAGGAATGGAAAATACAGCGAAATGGAGTCTCGACGATAAAAAACATAAATCTGTAAAAGCATACGGAGGCTTGAGCACTACGGCTGTTGACTTGGCTAAAATAGGCAGACTTTACTTAAATGGTGGAAAATTTAATGGCAACCAAATTGTCTCTTCGGAGTGGATTAAGGAAACTTTAACGCCAAATCCGAAAAATAATGGTTATCAAAATCAATGGTATAGCTTTAGTGGTAGCGGATTGGATTCCACTGGTAATAAGTATTTTACAGATTCTTTAACGGCTCAGAAAGTTTGGGAAGAGCGATATGCAAAAACATATCCACATTATAAAATACATCTATATAAAAAGAGTAATTATCGAGAAGGATATTGGAAATTAGATTTTGACGAATATTGGGGTTTGTTTGTATATACCAACCAGTTCTATGCGCGGGGCATAATGAAACAAATAATGTTTATAGACCTCAATAAAAACACAATTTTTGTTCGATTGGGAGACGGCGCAGACCTTTATGAATATGAATCATTAATTTATAAGATTAACAAAGAGTTGTAAATTAAGCGGAAATGTCTTAATTACAGTTAGTTGCAATGTTTCATTTTCTAAAATGCCAAATAAACTATAATTGATCTGTTGTGTTTAAATTTAGCTGATAATCAATGAGTTATAATTAATTTATAGAAATGCAGAAAAAAATCAACTCTTCTCCACAATCTCCCGCAACATCGGAATATTTTTCAACGTAATAGTTTTTCCCTCTTGCGAAATCAAACCATGTTTAATAAATTTCGAGAATGTGTGAACAACGCTCTCGCGTGTATAGCCAATGGTTTCGGCAATCTCTCTTCTTAGTAGTGGAAGTTCAAAAGTCTCTTTGTTAAATAGTTCGTGCATTTGCAATAAAAATGCTGCCAAACAGCCGTCAATATTTTTGTTTTGGTATGTCAACAGGCGGTTTACTGCGCGTGAACCTGTTAAAGCAACAGTGTCGAGAATGCTAATTGCAAAATTGCCGTTGGCTCGCATTACCATTTTAAGAGTCTCAATATCAATAAGTAAAACCTCGGATTCTGCAATTGCAGTTGCTCTTATTTCATAATGCCGTCCGGGGAAACTGTATAATAACCCAATAAACTCTTGTTCGGGGATTATTCTTATAGTGTTGTTTTTCTGCCGTATAGAATAATCGACCTTTACCATTCCCGACAGCAGATAATATACGTGAGTAATAAATGAGTCTTGCTTAATTATTGTCTCATTTTTCGAGAAATGCAGCACCGCACTATTTCTAAGAAGTTGCTCTTTATCGCTCAAAGTGAGCGTATAAAATGCAGG encodes:
- a CDS encoding Crp/Fnr family transcriptional regulator gives rise to the protein MRKIDLQHPAFYTLTLSDKEQLLRNSAVLHFSKNETIIKQDSFITHVYYLLSGMVKVDYSIRQKNNTIRIIPEQEFIGLLYSFPGRHYEIRATAIAESEVLLIDIETLKMVMRANGNFAISILDTVALTGSRAVNRLLTYQNKNIDGCLAAFLLQMHELFNKETFELPLLRREIAETIGYTRESVVHTFSKFIKHGLISQEGKTITLKNIPMLREIVEKS
- a CDS encoding serine hydrolase produces the protein MKRIFLILITFCTATSCIVLHRAVRYGNADIDDHNIFYTYDLHENQNKFHFYKADSSIIDTLDINWNYKNTDFHNLDSLLKNTWTRAFLIVRNDTILFEKYYRGYTREDISTVFSVSKSVTSLVVGIAVDEGYISSVNDPVTKYIPELNYADPMFKKLTIKHLLDMRSGIKFNEDYGFNPFSKIARLYYGANQLRLIKKLKFECEPGTKYNYESISTAILGVVVEKATQQNFVKYFEEKVWKPLGMENTAKWSLDDKKHKSVKAYGGLSTTAVDLAKIGRLYLNGGKFNGNQIVSSEWIKETLTPNPKNNGYQNQWYSFSGSGLDSTGNKYFTDSLTAQKVWEERYAKTYPHYKIHLYKKSNYREGYWKLDFDEYWGLFVYTNQFYARGIMKQIMFIDLNKNTIFVRLGDGADLYEYESLIYKINKEL